A single window of Vigna unguiculata cultivar IT97K-499-35 chromosome 1, ASM411807v1, whole genome shotgun sequence DNA harbors:
- the LOC114184915 gene encoding potassium transporter 4, producing the protein MEPESGTSTSRNPSQLSWVNLSRNLILAYQSFGVVYGDLSTSPLYVFTSAFRGKLLDHHDEETIFGTFSLIFWTLTLIPLLKYVFILLSADDNGEGGTFALYSLLCRHAKFNLLPNQQAADEELSSYKYGPSSQAAASSPLKRFLEKHKRLRTALLVVVLFGACMVVGDGVLTPAISVLASVSGLKVTEKKLTDGELVLLACVILVGLFALQHCGTHKVAFMFAPIVIIWLVSIFSVGLYNTIHWNPQIVRAISPYYIIKFFSKTGKEGWVSLGGILLCITGTEAMYADLGHFTALSIRLAFAFVIYPCLVVQYMGQAAFLSKNLNSVDNSFYDSIPEPVFWPVFVIATLAAIVGSQAVITATFSIIKQCHALGCFPRVKVVHTSKHIYGQIYIPEINWILMILTLAITIGFQDTTIIGNAYGLACMTVMFVTTFLMTLVAIFVWQKSVFIAIAFLLFFWVIEGVYLSSAFIKVPQGGWVPLVLSFFFMAVMYVWHYGTRRKYSYDLHNKVSLKWLLGLGPSLGIVRVPGIGLIYTELATGIPAIFSHFVTNLPAFHRVLVFVCVKSVPVPYVSPEERFLIGRVCPRPYRMYRCIVRYGYKDIQRDDGDFENHLIQSIAEFIQMEAVEPQFSSSEASSLDGRMAVISSRNLEYTSSLIVSEHEDIGVDISIPSSRSVTLRSLQSVYDDESPQIRRRRVRFQLPENPGMNPDVKEELLDLIQAKDAGVAYIMGHSYVKARKSSSFLKKLVIDIGYSFLRKNCRGPAVALNIPHISLIEVGMIYYV; encoded by the exons TTGTCCTGGGTGAATCTCTCTCGGAATCTAATATTAGCATATCAAAGCTTTGGTGTGGTGTACGGGGATCTGAGCACTTCACCTCTCTATGTGTTTACGAGCGCGTTCAGGGGAAAGTTACTGGATCACCATGATGAAGAAACAATATTTGGAACTTTCTCGTTGATTTTTTGGACCCTTACTCTGATTCCGTTGCTTAAATATGTATTCATCTTATTGAGTGCTGATGACAACGGGGAAG GTGGGACATTTGCTCTTTATTCTCTGCTCTGCAGACATGCGAAGTTTAATTTACTCCCCAATCAACAAGCAGCTGATGAGGAGTTATCGTCCTATAAATATGGCCCCTCTTCACAGGCTGCGGCCTCTTCTCCATTGAAGAGGTTTCTAGAGAAACATAAAAGGTTAAGAACCGCCCTGCTTGTTGTGGTACTATTTGGTGCTTGCATGGTCGTTGGTGATGGTGTGCTTACTCCAGCAATTTCAG TTCTAGCATCAGTGTCAGGATTAAAAGTGACAGAAAAGAAATTAACAGATG GTGAACTTGTCCTGCTTGCCTGTGTCATATTGGTTGGACTGTTTGCTCTCCAACATTGTGGCACGCACAAAGTAGCATTTATGTTTGCTCCAATTGTAATCATCTGGCTTGTATCAATATTTTCTGTTGGGCTGTATAATACAATCCATTGGAATCCACAAATAGTCCGTGCTATATCGCCATATTATATCATAAAGTTTTTTAGCAAGACTGGTAAAGAAGGTTGGGTTTCTCTTGGAGGGATACTTCTCTGTATCACTG GAACTGAAGCTATGTATGCAGATCTTGGTCATTTCACTGCTTTGTCAATAAGG CTTGCATTTGCATTTGTTATATACCCATGTTTGGTAGTACAGTACATGGGCCAAGCTGCTTTCTTGTCTAAAAACCTCAACTCTGTTGATAACAGTTTTTATGACTCAATACCTG AACCTGTGTTTTGGCCTGTTTTTGTTATTGCCACCCTTGCTGCAATTGTTGGGAGTCAAGCTGTTATAACTGCAACTTTCTCAATCATCAAGCAGTGTCATGCACTTGGTTGCTTTCCTCGAGTTAAAGTTGTACACACCTCAAAACATATATATGGACAGATTTATATCCCAGAAATCAATTGGATACTTATGATCTTAACGCTTGCCATAACCATTGGATTTCAGGACACAACCATAATTGGAAATGCATATG GACTTGCTTGTATGACAGTTATGTTCGTAACTACATTTCTGATGACACTAGTCGCAATCTTTGTCTGGCAGAAAAGTGTGTTCATTGCTATAgcatttcttttattcttttgggTGATAGAGGGAGTATATCTATCATCTGCATTCATCAAAGTGCCTCAGGGAGGATGGGTTCCTCTTGTCTTATCGTTCTTCTTCATGGCTGTTATGTACGTGTGGCATTATGGAACTCGTCGGAAGTATAGCTATGATCTGCACAACAAAGTTTCATTGAAATGGTTACTGGGCTTGGGCCCGAGCCTTGGCATTGTTCGTGTCCCAGGGATTGGTCTCATCTACACCGAACTAGCTACCGGAATACCTGCTATATTTTCCCATTTTGTAACAAATCTTCCTGCATTTCACAGGGTGCTGGTTTTTGTTTGTGTAAAATCGGTTCCTGTTCCATATGTTTCACCTGAAGAACGTTTCCTTATCGGGCGAGTTTGTCCCAGACCATATCGAATGTATAGGTGCATTGTCAGATATGGTTACAAGGACATTCAAAGGGATGATGGAGATTTTGAGAATCATCTTATACAGAGTATAGCAGAATTTATCCAAATGGAAGCAGTGGAACCCCAGTTTTCAAGTTCTGAAGCTTCTTCACTTGATGGGAGGATGGCTGTTATAAGTTCTAGGAACTTAGAATATACTTCAAGTTTAATCGTTTCAGAGCATGAGGATATTGGCGTGGACATATCCATCCCTAGCAGCAGATCTGTAACCCTAAGAAGTTTGCAATCGGTTTATGATGATGAAAGCCCACAAATTAGAAGGAGACGAGTAAGATTTCAGCTACCAGAAAATCCTGGCATGAATCCAGATGTCAAGGAAGAGCTTTTGGATTTAATTCAAGCCAAGGATGCTGGGGTTGCATATATCATGGGGCACTCGTATGTGAAGGCAAGGAAATCATCCTCATTCTTGAAAAAACTTGTGATTGATATTGGCTACTCATTTCTGCGGAAAAATTGCAGGGGTCCAGCTGTAGCTCTTAACATTCCTCACATTAGTCTTATCGAAGTTGGAATGATATATTATGTGTAG